A region of Culicoides brevitarsis isolate CSIRO-B50_1 chromosome 1, AGI_CSIRO_Cbre_v1, whole genome shotgun sequence DNA encodes the following proteins:
- the LOC134828015 gene encoding synapse-associated protein of 47 kDa isoform X4 → MFSGITNQFTNLLGKTGAEGAEQAGEAGAETAAPAAENVATAADTAEAGGEGAEGAAKAGGVFSGVSSKVGGWLSNAPSMPAMPAMPNISMPNMPSMPSVSIPGLRKTQTQDESAGVANEGLEGVQPTERTEGADDDDRSSATGGADSRPLSPTQLEADAEAGGVGNVIKSKGLSLFKNFQKEVSQVDVNEVTTKVTAGAKSFGSFLFSAATKVGDKVKESVVHNPILDKFNKEQDAFIKSQGGGASGGLPWEGHQAADKIKEEILALSADRRNFVRAPPAGIEYEFNYDQSYPVALAIMNEDKQLEQMRFELVPKIITEENFWRNYFYRVSLIVEAGDLGTLGSENEFTKRASSDEDPKDKIEPKVPEKDSNKEISSAKQTNANKRDTSANNSKKKDKKAKRVSESEFVSDTLQTNEADLDEVKEGMKKLGIDSLAKQALETNKNEEQWEKDLEAELQDYEVVNDGNDKVNWEKDVEELLEEEDLK, encoded by the exons atgttttcgGGAATCACAAATCAATTTACGAATCTGCTCGGCAAGACTGGAGCAGAAGGTGCTGAACAAGCTGGCGAAGCTGGCGCGGAAACAGCAGCTCCAGCAGCTGAAAATGTCGCCACAGCTGCAGACACAGCCGAAGCAGGTGGCGAAGGTGCAGAAGG TGCTGCAAAGGCAGGCGGTGTTTTCTCCGGCGTGTCATCCAAAGTCGGCGGTTGGTTGAGTAATGCTCCATCGATGCCCGCGATGCCAGCGATGCCAAATATCTCGATGCCGAACATGCCTTCGATGCCATCAGTATCCATACCGGGCTTGCGGAAAACACAAACGCAAGACGAAAGCGCCGGAGTCGCCAACGAAGGACTGGAGGGCGTACAACCCACAGAACGCACAGAGGGAGCCGACGATGATGACAGATCGAG CGCTACTGGCGGAGCTGACTCGCGTCCCTTGTCTCCCACACAATTAGAAGCTGATGCTGAAGCTGGCGGTGTCGGAAATG ttattaaatcaaaaggccttagtttatttaaaaatttccaaaaagaaGTATCTCAAGTAGATGTTAATGAAG TTACTACAAAGGTAACAGCTGGTGCCAAATCATTTGGTTCATTCTTGTTCTCTGCCGCTACGAAAGTCGGTGACAAAGTTAAGGAATCTGTTGTGCATAAT CCAATTTTGGATAAATTCAACAAAGAGCAAGACGCCTTCATCAAGAGTCAAGGCGGCGGCGCATCCGGAGGCTTGCCATGGGAAGGACATCAGGCTGCCGACAAAATTAAGGAAGAAATATTGGCATTGTCAGCT GACCGACGTAACTTCGTTAGAGCTCCACCCGCTGGCATTGAATACGAATTCAACTATGATCAGTCATATCCAGTTGCTTTAGCTATCATGAATGAAGATAAACAGTTAGAGCAAATGCGATTTGAGCTCGTACCTAAGAt CATCACCGAGGAGAACTTCTGGCGCAACTATTTCTACCGCGTGTCACTAATAGTTGAAGCTGGCGACTTAGGAACCTTGGGTAGCGAAAACGAATTCACTAAACGTGCATCTTCTGACGAAG ATCCAAAAGACAAAATTGAACCAAAAGTGCCTGAAAAAGACAGCAATAAAGAAATCTCAAGTGCAAAACAAACGAATGCCAATAAACGCGATACCTCCGCAAATAATAGCAagaaaaaagacaagaaaGCGAAACGTGTAAGCGAGTCGGAATTCGTCTCAGACACATTGCAAACGAACGAGGCGGATCTCGATGAAGTGAAAGAGGGCATGAAGAAATTAGGTATCGATTCGTTGGCAAAGCAGGCACTTGAGACCAATAAAAATG aAGAACAATGGGAAAAGGATCTGGAAGCCGAGTTACAAGACTACGAAGTGGTTAATGATGGCAACGACAAAGTCAATTGGGAAAAGGATGTCGAAGAACTTCTCGAGGAAgaggatttaaaataa
- the LOC134828015 gene encoding synapse-associated protein of 47 kDa isoform X9, which translates to MFSGITNQFTNLLGKTGAEGAEQAGEAGAETAAPAAENVATAADTAEAGGEGAEGAAKAGGVFSGVSSKVGGWLSNAPSMPAMPAMPNISMPNMPSMPSVSIPGLRKTQTQDESAGVANEGLEGVQPTERTEGADDDDRSRYIRPHESATGGADSRPLSPTQLEADAEAGGVGNVIKSKGLSLFKNFQKEVSQVDVNEVTTKVTAGAKSFGSFLFSAATKVGDKVKESVVHNPILDKFNKEQDAFIKSQGGGASGGLPWEGHQAADKIKEEILALSADRRNFVRAPPAGIEYEFNYDQSYPVALAIMNEDKQLEQMRFELVPKIITEENFWRNYFYRVSLIVEAGDLGTLGSENEFTKRASSDEEEQWEKDLEAELQDYEVVNDGNDKVNWEKDVEELLEEEDLK; encoded by the exons atgttttcgGGAATCACAAATCAATTTACGAATCTGCTCGGCAAGACTGGAGCAGAAGGTGCTGAACAAGCTGGCGAAGCTGGCGCGGAAACAGCAGCTCCAGCAGCTGAAAATGTCGCCACAGCTGCAGACACAGCCGAAGCAGGTGGCGAAGGTGCAGAAGG TGCTGCAAAGGCAGGCGGTGTTTTCTCCGGCGTGTCATCCAAAGTCGGCGGTTGGTTGAGTAATGCTCCATCGATGCCCGCGATGCCAGCGATGCCAAATATCTCGATGCCGAACATGCCTTCGATGCCATCAGTATCCATACCGGGCTTGCGGAAAACACAAACGCAAGACGAAAGCGCCGGAGTCGCCAACGAAGGACTGGAGGGCGTACAACCCACAGAACGCACAGAGGGAGCCGACGATGATGACAGATCGAGGTACATTAG ACCGCATGAAAG CGCTACTGGCGGAGCTGACTCGCGTCCCTTGTCTCCCACACAATTAGAAGCTGATGCTGAAGCTGGCGGTGTCGGAAATG ttattaaatcaaaaggccttagtttatttaaaaatttccaaaaagaaGTATCTCAAGTAGATGTTAATGAAG TTACTACAAAGGTAACAGCTGGTGCCAAATCATTTGGTTCATTCTTGTTCTCTGCCGCTACGAAAGTCGGTGACAAAGTTAAGGAATCTGTTGTGCATAAT CCAATTTTGGATAAATTCAACAAAGAGCAAGACGCCTTCATCAAGAGTCAAGGCGGCGGCGCATCCGGAGGCTTGCCATGGGAAGGACATCAGGCTGCCGACAAAATTAAGGAAGAAATATTGGCATTGTCAGCT GACCGACGTAACTTCGTTAGAGCTCCACCCGCTGGCATTGAATACGAATTCAACTATGATCAGTCATATCCAGTTGCTTTAGCTATCATGAATGAAGATAAACAGTTAGAGCAAATGCGATTTGAGCTCGTACCTAAGAt CATCACCGAGGAGAACTTCTGGCGCAACTATTTCTACCGCGTGTCACTAATAGTTGAAGCTGGCGACTTAGGAACCTTGGGTAGCGAAAACGAATTCACTAAACGTGCATCTTCTGACGAAG aAGAACAATGGGAAAAGGATCTGGAAGCCGAGTTACAAGACTACGAAGTGGTTAATGATGGCAACGACAAAGTCAATTGGGAAAAGGATGTCGAAGAACTTCTCGAGGAAgaggatttaaaataa
- the LOC134828015 gene encoding synapse-associated protein of 47 kDa isoform X8 — MFSGITNQFTNLLGKTGAEGAEQAGEAGAETAAPAAENVATAADTAEAGGEGAEGAAKAGGVFSGVSSKVGGWLSNAPSMPAMPAMPNISMPNMPSMPSVSIPGLRKTQTQDESAGVANEGLEGVQPTERTEGADDDDRSSATGGADSRPLSPTQLEADAEAGGVGNVTTKVTAGAKSFGSFLFSAATKVGDKVKESVVHNPILDKFNKEQDAFIKSQGGGASGGLPWEGHQAADKIKEEILALSADRRNFVRAPPAGIEYEFNYDQSYPVALAIMNEDKQLEQMRFELVPKIITEENFWRNYFYRVSLIVEAGDLGTLGSENEFTKRASSDEDPKDKIEPKVPEKDSNKEISSAKQTNANKRDTSANNSKKKDKKAKRVSESEFVSDTLQTNEADLDEVKEGMKKLGIDSLAKQALETNKNEEQWEKDLEAELQDYEVVNDGNDKVNWEKDVEELLEEEDLK; from the exons atgttttcgGGAATCACAAATCAATTTACGAATCTGCTCGGCAAGACTGGAGCAGAAGGTGCTGAACAAGCTGGCGAAGCTGGCGCGGAAACAGCAGCTCCAGCAGCTGAAAATGTCGCCACAGCTGCAGACACAGCCGAAGCAGGTGGCGAAGGTGCAGAAGG TGCTGCAAAGGCAGGCGGTGTTTTCTCCGGCGTGTCATCCAAAGTCGGCGGTTGGTTGAGTAATGCTCCATCGATGCCCGCGATGCCAGCGATGCCAAATATCTCGATGCCGAACATGCCTTCGATGCCATCAGTATCCATACCGGGCTTGCGGAAAACACAAACGCAAGACGAAAGCGCCGGAGTCGCCAACGAAGGACTGGAGGGCGTACAACCCACAGAACGCACAGAGGGAGCCGACGATGATGACAGATCGAG CGCTACTGGCGGAGCTGACTCGCGTCCCTTGTCTCCCACACAATTAGAAGCTGATGCTGAAGCTGGCGGTGTCGGAAATG TTACTACAAAGGTAACAGCTGGTGCCAAATCATTTGGTTCATTCTTGTTCTCTGCCGCTACGAAAGTCGGTGACAAAGTTAAGGAATCTGTTGTGCATAAT CCAATTTTGGATAAATTCAACAAAGAGCAAGACGCCTTCATCAAGAGTCAAGGCGGCGGCGCATCCGGAGGCTTGCCATGGGAAGGACATCAGGCTGCCGACAAAATTAAGGAAGAAATATTGGCATTGTCAGCT GACCGACGTAACTTCGTTAGAGCTCCACCCGCTGGCATTGAATACGAATTCAACTATGATCAGTCATATCCAGTTGCTTTAGCTATCATGAATGAAGATAAACAGTTAGAGCAAATGCGATTTGAGCTCGTACCTAAGAt CATCACCGAGGAGAACTTCTGGCGCAACTATTTCTACCGCGTGTCACTAATAGTTGAAGCTGGCGACTTAGGAACCTTGGGTAGCGAAAACGAATTCACTAAACGTGCATCTTCTGACGAAG ATCCAAAAGACAAAATTGAACCAAAAGTGCCTGAAAAAGACAGCAATAAAGAAATCTCAAGTGCAAAACAAACGAATGCCAATAAACGCGATACCTCCGCAAATAATAGCAagaaaaaagacaagaaaGCGAAACGTGTAAGCGAGTCGGAATTCGTCTCAGACACATTGCAAACGAACGAGGCGGATCTCGATGAAGTGAAAGAGGGCATGAAGAAATTAGGTATCGATTCGTTGGCAAAGCAGGCACTTGAGACCAATAAAAATG aAGAACAATGGGAAAAGGATCTGGAAGCCGAGTTACAAGACTACGAAGTGGTTAATGATGGCAACGACAAAGTCAATTGGGAAAAGGATGTCGAAGAACTTCTCGAGGAAgaggatttaaaataa